The genome window GTGAATAGAATTTACTACAACTTCTCTGTCTTCTGGATAAGTCATTCCGAACCAATTGTCATCCGATTTTTCTACAATCACTTCCAATTGATCTTCTTTGATCATATCATTTACAACTTTCGGCAAGAAAAATTCTGCTTTCAATTGAGAAGCATTTTCGTGAAGAAATTCCTCAAATTTATCTTCTAATTTTCTAAAAATAGAAGGATGTAAAACGAAGAAATTCATCGATACAGTCGTATCTCCATCTAATGGTAAAACGTTATTATCTTCTTCGAAAACAATTTCTCCATTCTCGTTAGAATAGATATTTGTACGCTCTACTACATTCTCCAAATGACCGTTAGTTACTGTACAAACTCCGCGAGAAACAGAACCATTTTCGCTAATCGTATTGGCCAATTTGTACGCAACCATACCATAAGTATTTGCTGTAATTTTTTCGTTTTGAACCAATTCATTTGCTTTCTCAAATGCTTTACGACCATAAAAATCGTCTGCATTAATCACAATAAATGGATTATTTAAATGATTTTTTGTAATCATTAAAGCATGTCCCGTTCCCCAAGGTTTTTCTCTTTTTTCTATTGTATCGTAAATTCCTCTCGGAACAGAAGTATACGTTGTTTGGAGAACAAACTCAGCTGAACCTCCATTTTTTTCAATTAAATTTTGAAAATATTTTTTGGTTTCAACATCAAGTTGATCATTAATAATGAATACAAAATGTTTTATTCCGCAAGAAAAAGCATCGAAAATTGAATATTCCATCAACGTTTCTTTACTTGGTCCAATTGGATCAATTTGTTTTTGTCCTTTGTAGCGGCTTCCCATTCCACCTGCTAAAATGACTAATGATAAGGTTTTAGATTCCATAATCTTCTGTACCAAAAACTGGTTTTCTTGTTTTATATTTTCCTCTTGTAAAATCTGGCATTTCTTGAGAAGCACCATTTCCTTCGATAGATTTTTCACTTAATGGTGTTACTGCATACCAAGTTGCTAAATCGTATACATCGAATGGGAATTCTTTGTTTGCTTTAATACACTCGATAAAATCATTCATTAAGAAGAAATCCATTCCTCCGTGTCCTGCTCCTTCTGCTTGAGTTTCGTATTTTTTCCAATATGGGTGATCGTAAGTTTTTAAATGATCTTCTGAACTCGCCCATTTGTGAGAATGTTTCATTTCATCTTCGAAATAAATGAAACCTTGACTAAATCCTCCAGAACCGATATCTTGCCAAATACCATCAGTTCCTTGAATACGGAAACCTAAGTTATATGGACGCTGTAAAGATGTATCATGTGTTAATAGGATTGTTTCTCCGTTCTCACATTTTAACATTGTTTGAACAATATCTCCTTGTTTAAATTTAACCTTTGCATTTGGATGATCTGCACCTCCATTCTTCACGATATAATCAGTTAAACCTGCTTGTTGAGAAGCCATAGAAGTTAAGTGTGTAATTCTATTTCCACGGTTAACATCCATCATTGTACCAATTGGTCCTAAACCATGCGTTGGATATAATTCTGCATTACGTTTTACATAATGATTTGTACGCCAAGCAGCTTCAGAGAAACCTTTGTCTCCAAATTCAACTCCACCACCATAAGGTTGTTTACCATCATTGAATAATACATTTCTTAAATCGTGTTGGTAACCACCTTGTCCATGAACAATTTGACCAAACATTCCTTTACGAACCATATTCATTATAGCCATCACATCGCGACGGTAACAAACATTCTCCATCATAAATACAGGAACTTTGGTTTTTTCATAGGTATCTACGTAATCCCAACATTCTTGCAAATTCATTGCTCCACACACTTCTAAACCAACAATTTTACCAGCATTCATTGCTGCAATTGTTTGCTCAGCATGAAACTCCCATGGCGTAGCTATAATTACAGCATGAATTTTCTTATTCTTATATAATTTTTTATATCCATCTAAACCTTTAAAATACTCTACAGGTTTTTTCTTGTATTTCGCAAAAATTTTGTTCGAACGATCAATCATTCGTTGATCTGGTTCAGCGATCCCAACGACTTCTACATCATTTCTTTTTAACAATTCATCTAAATGTACCTGTCCTCTCATTCCACAGCCAACAATTCCTACTCTCACTTTATCAATTTTTGATGAAAAATCAAATAATGAATCTGGTGATACTAATGCTACCGTAGATGCTGCAGCAGTCGATTTAATAAAATTTCTTCTGTCCATAGTTGTATTTAATTGTTTGCTTTATTTTTTAAAAATGCAAAATATGAAAAAAAATCAATAAAACTTTCTGCTTATCAGTAAAATTAGTAGGTTTTAGGCGAATCCTTAGGAATTACTATAATAAATTCTGTCGTAGTAACATTTTCGTTTTTTGATTTAATTGCAGATAATTTTTCATTTAAATCTTCACTTTCTAGAATTTCAATTACAGCGATTTTGAGCTCAGGTCGAAAATATTTCAAATACCAATAAATTCCGCCATAATTTTTAGAATGATAATCACCATTGTAATGAATAAATAGATTATTTTTCTTCAAATTATTCAAAATTGATTCTGACATAGTAGCATCCTTTGTAGCTTGTGCTGCAACAAACTGTTTTGCCTTCACTCCAGCGTGATCTCCCATCATTCTTATCATTTCAGGATAACCAGGCGCATCATAATCTATGGTAATAGGAAGTTTCGCAATATAAGCTTTCTCATTGTTAGAAATAGTATCCAAAGATTCAAGCCCATTCTTAGCAACATACGAAGCATATTTGCGCGTTACATTAGTCGCTATAAAATCTAAATTCTTCTCTTTTGCAAAATCTACAAGCGGTTTATAATCTGTTTTGTAATTATTCCAAAGCTTTGTACTCTTTTGAAATTCTTCATCCGTCGTTTTACCTTTCAAATAATTCGTTAAATCATTTTGTTGATGACGCTCGAACATTTCTGCTCCGAGTATCAATTGATTTCCTTTTATCTTATACAATTCTTTTGTCGTTTGCAATTGCAACCAATGATTTACTGCATTATTATGATGTTCGCCAAATAAAACCACATCATATTTCGCTAATTCTTTAATCATTTTATCAAAATCAACCTTCTTTTCTTGTTGATTATAAATTTGATAAATTTTTCCGTTTTGCGCTTTAGCCTGAATTGTAAGTACAATTAATAAGGTATAAAGTATCGTTCTCATGTTATTTAAATTAATTCTAAATTGTAACAAATTAACGAAAAACTCTACATATAAAGAAAACAAATTCAACTACTATGAATAAAGTTCTTGAAATTAATCAACTTACAAAAAAATTTGGCAGTTTTACAGCGGTCAACAATGTCACTTTTTCGGTAGAAAAAGGAAACGTTTATGGATTACTTGGTCCAAACGGAAGTGGAAAATCGACAACATTAGGAATGATTCTTAATGTGATCAATCCTACAGCGGGTTCATGGAAATGGTTCGATAAGGAACCAGATAACGATTCGTTGAAAAAAATTGGAGCAATTATCGAAAGTCCAAAATTCTATCCTTATTTATCAGCAGAAAAAAATCTTGAAATTGTTGCGGATATTAAAGAAGTTAATTACGCAAAAATTGACGAAAAGCTTGAATTAGTCGGATTACTTTCTCGTAAAAAAGATAAATTTCAACAATATTCGTTGGGAATGAAGCAACGTTTGGCTATTGCGGCTGCGTTGTTAAATGATCCTGAAGTGTTGATTTTAGACGAACCTACAAATGGTTTAGATCCGCAAGGAATTATTCAGATTCGTGAATTGATTATTAAAATTGCACAACAAGGCACAACAATTATTTTAGCAAGCCATTTATTGGACGAAGTAGAAAAAGTATGTTCGCATGTGGTGGTTCTTAATCAAGGTAAAATGCTTTATGCGGGTTCTGTAGATCAAATGAATTCGAGTTTTGGAAGCATTGAAGTTGCTGCGCAAAATATGGAAAGTTTGGAATATACATTAAAAACGTTCTCATTCGTTTCGAAAGTTACCAAAGAGAATAACAAACTTTTTGCTGTTTTATCAGAAGAAAAAGATCCTGCAGAAATCAACAAAATGCTTTATGAACAAGGGATTATCGTAAATCATTTGGTAAAACGTAAAGAATCTTTAGAACAACAATTTTTCCAATTAATCCAAAAACAGAACTAACATGAAAAGATTATTTAGCATAGAATGGAATAAATTATTCTACAACAAAGGAACACGAATTTTCATTATTTTATACTTCGTGATGATTCTGTTAATGGGAATTACGTTGCCAAATTTCAAACCAAATATGAATGGAATTGAAGTTGATTTAATCAAATTGGGAGCATTAGAGTTTCCTGTAATTTGGCATAATATTACGTGGTTAATTGGTTTTGGAAAATTCTTTTTAGCTATTATTGTCATTAATAATATTACCAACGAATATTCTTTCGGAACTTTCAAACAAAATACAATTGATGGTTTATCGAAAACAGAGTTTCTTAACACTAAAGTTTTGATGAACGTTGTGATAACATTGATTTCTACATTTTTAGTTGGCGTTTTAGTTTTTGCATTAGGTTCTATTTTTAGCGAAAAATTTGATTTTGTAAACGGAATTGAATTCTTAGGTGGATATTTCGTCGAAATCTTCGCTTACATTGTTTTCGCCATGTTTTTATCATTTTTATTAAAGAAAAGTGCTTTTGCGATTTTATCTTTAATTGTTTTGAATATTATAGAATCTGTTGCTAAAGTTGTTGAATTTTTAGTGCGTTTTGGTAAAAATCCTCCAAAAAATCCTGAAGAAATTAAAATCTTAACTAATTATTTACCACTAAACTCAAACGGAAAAATAGTTGATTATCCTTCTGTAGATATACAAAAAGCGATTATGGAAGGAAAATTATTTGTTGCGGATCATTTACAATGGGAATATTTTGCTGCAAATGTTTTCTACATCATTTTATTTCTTGGTTTATCCTTATTAATTATCAAGAAAAGAGATTTATAAATTATAACGTTTCATAAAAACAAGAAAACCTCCAAATTTGGAGGTTTTCTTGTTTTTATGAATTCATCTTATCGTTAATGCTTAAATTTATTTTTCTTGACAAATTGTAGAATATTCATATACATGTTTCTCTAAATCTCTCCAAGAAATATCACTTTTATATTTATCTACTAACGTTTGACATGACTGATACATTGGAATAAAAGCGTCTTTGTAATCAGACTTCTCTATTTTATACGCTGTTTCTCCATCTTTTGAAATATAATAAGATTTATCAATTCATCCAGCAACTTTAATACCTCCAAAACCTAAAGAAGTCGTTTCACCTGCATAAGGATCATGATATACTTTGATTGTAGAACTGAAATCTGGATTTAGAAGTTGCATTAACATATTCGTTCTTTTTTTCTTAACCATAACAGGAACATTCTCAAAATAAACATATCCTTGACCAGTCAAGGCATTATTCAATCTTTTATCTGCATAATTATTCACTTCATGTAATGCTTCTGACATTTTTGTAAGTTTATTCAACTTTGTTGGCATCAAATACATCGATTTAACTTGTTCGGGCTTCAGTTTTATCTTTTTATTATTACCATCTTTAATTACAATTTCCTCTATCAAACCTTTTTTTCGGTCAATATCATCTACAGTTCCTTGTAATTCTGTACCATCTGCTAATGTTAAATAAACAATTTCTTTATGCGAAAATGCATCTGATGGTTGTAAAAACTCTTGTCCAAAAGCAATCCCTCCTAATAGGATTGCTAAAAAAGTAGTCTTTTTCATAATTAGATTTATTATATAGTTGATTATAAGTTATATCAACAAATATAATCGAATTAATATTTGTTTTACATTTTTTTATTATTCTGATTTTATTTTTAATAATCATAAAACGGAATTATAACAATTCATCAACAAAATATGCACATTGAAAATAAATAATTCATTTAAATTTTGCAGTTTTCTTCTTCAAAGCAATTTACAATATCAGTTGTTTGTTTATCTTTGCAACTATGCAAATGACAAATTTCGAAGAGTTAAAAACTCTTTTAAAATCAACACCAAAGAAAATTGCAATTCTACCGCACAAAAATCCTGATGGAGATGCGATAGGTTCTACATTGGCGATGTATCATTATTTGAATAAATTGGGACACACGTGTAACATTGTTTCACCAAACGATTTTCCGAAGTTCCTAAAATGGATGCCTTCAGCAAAAGATATTGTAATTGCAGATTACCGACCAAAAGTTGCCGAAGCAATTATACATCAAGCTGAGTTGATTTTTATCTTAGATTTTAATACTGTAAAACGAATTGATGACTTAGGAAACTGGGTTGAACGTTCGAAAGCGCCAAAAATATTAATCGATCATCACCGCGAACCAGATACATTTGATTTTATGTATTCGGATATCGAAATGCCAGCGACTTGTCAAATGGTTTATAATTTTATCGAAGCGATGAATGATTTGGATAAAATTGACAAAGGCATTGCTGAATGTATTTATACTGGAATAATGACGGATACAGGTGGATTCCGTTTTCGTAATACATCGGCAGATACGCACAGAATTGTGGCAGAATTGATTGATAAAGGTGTAGAAGTTGACAAAGTGACTTCGTATGTTAACGATTCGCAAACGCAAGGACGTTTAAAATTGTTATCATTAACCCTAAATAATCTAACTTTTTTACCAGAACATCGTACAGCTTTCATGTTCTTAAAACGCGAAGATTTATTAGCAAATGGTTTTCAAAAAGGAGATACAGAAGGTTTTGTAAATTATGGTTTGAGTGTAGAGAATTTTATCTTTTCTGTAATTTTTATTGAAGATACACATCATAATTTCATTAAAATTTCGTTACGTTCTAAAGGTGATTTTGATGTGAATGAATTTTCTCGCAAACATTTTAATGGCGGTGGTCATATGAATGCGGCTGGAGGTCGTTCGGATATGAATATGGAAGAAACAATTGCTTATTTCCAATCACTTTTACCAGAATATCAAGAAAAATTAGCTAGTATCGTTATCTAATGAAAAAAGTTATTTTATTCACTTTCGCTGTTTTTGCGTTAATGAGTTGTGATCAAAAAGTGATACAATATCCCGTTTCATATTCTAATGATGATTTTATGAAACGTTCGCAAGAGCGTGGAAAATTATTGCATCAAGAAGAATTGCAATGGTTTGATGATTATATGAAAACATCTGACCTAAAATTTGTTAAAACGAGTTCGGGTTTTTGGATTTCGAATAGTGGTCAACGAACAGCTCAAACAGCTAATAATGGAGATTATATCGAATTTGAATATCAAGTAACTGATATCGAAAACAACATTTTATATTCGTTTAACGATAATAAAATTCAGAAAATAATTTTAGGAAAAGCTGATATTGTGAGAGGTTTACAAGCTGGTTTACAATTAATTCCTGAAGGTGAAACTGCTAAATTATTGTTACCTTCGTTTTTAGCTTATGGAGGTTATGGCGATACGCAAAAAATTGCGCCAGACTCGCCTATTATTATGGATGTAAAAGTTTTGAAAATAAAAAAACACTAATAAACACAAAGACTGTAAAGTTAAAATGAGAAAAATATTATTAATCTTAACTGTCATCACTACCCTTGTTAGTTGTGGCGTTAAAATTCCAAAATCGATGAGTAAAGAAGAATTTAAAAGTTTAGAAGACGGATTGTATGCAAAAATGACAACAAATCATGGTGCAATGACAATCAAATTATACGAAGAAGAAGCGCCAATGACGGTTGCTAACTTTGTTGGATTAGCAGAAGGTACAAAAGAAAATAAAGCAAAAGCAAAAGGAGTTCCTTTTTATGATGGAATCATTTTTCACCGTGTGATCAAAGATTTCATGATTCAAGGTGGAGATCCAGACGGAATTGGTACAGGTGGACCTGGTTACGATTTCGAAGATGAGTTTGAACCAACTTTAAAACACGATAAAAAAGGTGTTTTATCTATGGCAAATTCAGGACCAGCTACAAACGGTTCTCAATTCTTCATCACAGAAGTTCCTACACCATGGTTAGACGGACGTCACACTATTTTCGGACAAGTTGTAGAAGGTTTAGATGTAGTTGATTCTATTGCAAATGTAGAAAAAACGCCAAGTGATAAACCAGTTGTTCCAGTTGTAATTGAGAAAGTAGAAATCGCTCGTAAAGGTGATAAATATGCTAAATACAACGGAGCTGAAGCATTTGAAGCTGCAAAAGCAAATCACGCAAAAAAACAAGCTGAAGCTGAAGCGAAAGCAAAAGCTGAAAAAGATGCAGAAATTGCTCGTCAAAAAGAATTAGAAGCAAAAGCTCAATCAACTCCTTCTGGATTAAAATATGTAATTTTAGAAGAAGGTAACGGAGCAAAACCAGTTCAAGGAGATCCAATTCAAGTACATTATACTTTACGTTTAAACGATGGTGAAAAATTAGATTCTTCTTACGATCGCAATCAACCATTAGACGCTACAGTTGGTGTAACAGGATTAATCCAAGGTTGGATGGAAGCATTAACAATGTTCAACAGAGGTTCTAAAGTTTTCTTAATTATCCCTGCTGAATTAGGTTACGGATCAAGAGGTGCTGGAGGTGTTGTACCACCAAATGCAACTTTATATTTTGATATGGAAGTTTTAGATAAATAATTTATCTATTCAAAATAAGTAGAAAAGCCACTCAAATTGAGTGGCTTTCTTTTTGTCTACATTTTTGAAATAACTATTTTACCATTCTCAATTTACAACCAGCTACTACGAAAAAATTGTAAACTTTAACTCCTATTAGTGTTTCATGAAAAGACAATTTAAAAACAATTTAAATAATTACAATTCAATATTTTAATACAATTCACTCCACATACTTGGAATGCGACTGATAAGCAAACTAATCAAGTTAGAGCTAGTTTTATACAAGATATTCATCATTATTTTGGATGGTATAATAACGTAATCGAACTTTGACAAATAAATAAGGTGTTGAAAATCTGGCGAATGAAATTGCGAAAAAGTTCAAAGATTACAAAATCATTCTTTTCTGAATATAATGCAGAAACTAATCTTAAAAGAAAAATCATTTCAGATAAAATTATTTGGAACTATGATACAAAATATAAAACTTCTCAAAAAGAAGCCACTACGAAAGATATTCATGTGGAACTTTAATGAGAAATAATATAATAAAAAAGGCTTAAAATTAATTTTTAAGCCTTTTTCAAAATAATCATATAAGTTATTTCCAAATATATTTTTCACCTAACCCTAGTGTAGATTTTATAATATAATTACCTTCATCATTTTTCTCTGTAAGAACTAAAATTGGATAATATTCTCCAGCAGGTACTAGTTTTGTAATGTTAGAAGTAAAAGTTAGCTTTTCTGCCTTAGTATTTCCAGAAATCGGAAATATATCGAAGTTTAATAATTCAAAACCATCTATTTCTTTTGCATCTGAAATATTTTGTTTTGAAAAATAAACCAATAACTTTAACTTATTTGTTGGTTTTGACCCTAAATTTTGAATAGAATTATTGATTCCATCTACGGTAACCATCAAAGTATTAAAATCAATTTCTAACTTCCAAACGCCTGATAATTTTACTTTTCTATTTGCATTTTCTATATCTAAAGAACTCTCAACAGGTGTGT of Empedobacter falsenii contains these proteins:
- a CDS encoding nucleotidyltransferase family protein; this translates as MESKTLSLVILAGGMGSRYKGQKQIDPIGPSKETLMEYSIFDAFSCGIKHFVFIINDQLDVETKKYFQNLIEKNGGSAEFVLQTTYTSVPRGIYDTIEKREKPWGTGHALMITKNHLNNPFIVINADDFYGRKAFEKANELVQNEKITANTYGMVAYKLANTISENGSVSRGVCTVTNGHLENVVERTNIYSNENGEIVFEEDNNVLPLDGDTTVSMNFFVLHPSIFRKLEDKFEEFLHENASQLKAEFFLPKVVNDMIKEDQLEVIVEKSDDNWFGMTYPEDREVVVNSIHNLINDQKYPNSLWT
- a CDS encoding Gfo/Idh/MocA family protein; its protein translation is MDRRNFIKSTAAASTVALVSPDSLFDFSSKIDKVRVGIVGCGMRGQVHLDELLKRNDVEVVGIAEPDQRMIDRSNKIFAKYKKKPVEYFKGLDGYKKLYKNKKIHAVIIATPWEFHAEQTIAAMNAGKIVGLEVCGAMNLQECWDYVDTYEKTKVPVFMMENVCYRRDVMAIMNMVRKGMFGQIVHGQGGYQHDLRNVLFNDGKQPYGGGVEFGDKGFSEAAWRTNHYVKRNAELYPTHGLGPIGTMMDVNRGNRITHLTSMASQQAGLTDYIVKNGGADHPNAKVKFKQGDIVQTMLKCENGETILLTHDTSLQRPYNLGFRIQGTDGIWQDIGSGGFSQGFIYFEDEMKHSHKWASSEDHLKTYDHPYWKKYETQAEGAGHGGMDFFLMNDFIECIKANKEFPFDVYDLATWYAVTPLSEKSIEGNGASQEMPDFTRGKYKTRKPVFGTEDYGI
- a CDS encoding ChaN family lipoprotein, which encodes MRTILYTLLIVLTIQAKAQNGKIYQIYNQQEKKVDFDKMIKELAKYDVVLFGEHHNNAVNHWLQLQTTKELYKIKGNQLILGAEMFERHQQNDLTNYLKGKTTDEEFQKSTKLWNNYKTDYKPLVDFAKEKNLDFIATNVTRKYASYVAKNGLESLDTISNNEKAYIAKLPITIDYDAPGYPEMIRMMGDHAGVKAKQFVAAQATKDATMSESILNNLKKNNLFIHYNGDYHSKNYGGIYWYLKYFRPELKIAVIEILESEDLNEKLSAIKSKNENVTTTEFIIVIPKDSPKTY
- a CDS encoding ABC transporter ATP-binding protein, which gives rise to MNKVLEINQLTKKFGSFTAVNNVTFSVEKGNVYGLLGPNGSGKSTTLGMILNVINPTAGSWKWFDKEPDNDSLKKIGAIIESPKFYPYLSAEKNLEIVADIKEVNYAKIDEKLELVGLLSRKKDKFQQYSLGMKQRLAIAAALLNDPEVLILDEPTNGLDPQGIIQIRELIIKIAQQGTTIILASHLLDEVEKVCSHVVVLNQGKMLYAGSVDQMNSSFGSIEVAAQNMESLEYTLKTFSFVSKVTKENNKLFAVLSEEKDPAEINKMLYEQGIIVNHLVKRKESLEQQFFQLIQKQN
- a CDS encoding ABC transporter permease produces the protein MKRLFSIEWNKLFYNKGTRIFIILYFVMILLMGITLPNFKPNMNGIEVDLIKLGALEFPVIWHNITWLIGFGKFFLAIIVINNITNEYSFGTFKQNTIDGLSKTEFLNTKVLMNVVITLISTFLVGVLVFALGSIFSEKFDFVNGIEFLGGYFVEIFAYIVFAMFLSFLLKKSAFAILSLIVLNIIESVAKVVEFLVRFGKNPPKNPEEIKILTNYLPLNSNGKIVDYPSVDIQKAIMEGKLFVADHLQWEYFAANVFYIILFLGLSLLIIKKRDL
- a CDS encoding DHH family phosphoesterase produces the protein MQMTNFEELKTLLKSTPKKIAILPHKNPDGDAIGSTLAMYHYLNKLGHTCNIVSPNDFPKFLKWMPSAKDIVIADYRPKVAEAIIHQAELIFILDFNTVKRIDDLGNWVERSKAPKILIDHHREPDTFDFMYSDIEMPATCQMVYNFIEAMNDLDKIDKGIAECIYTGIMTDTGGFRFRNTSADTHRIVAELIDKGVEVDKVTSYVNDSQTQGRLKLLSLTLNNLTFLPEHRTAFMFLKREDLLANGFQKGDTEGFVNYGLSVENFIFSVIFIEDTHHNFIKISLRSKGDFDVNEFSRKHFNGGGHMNAAGGRSDMNMEETIAYFQSLLPEYQEKLASIVI
- a CDS encoding FKBP-type peptidyl-prolyl cis-trans isomerase, which gives rise to MKKVILFTFAVFALMSCDQKVIQYPVSYSNDDFMKRSQERGKLLHQEELQWFDDYMKTSDLKFVKTSSGFWISNSGQRTAQTANNGDYIEFEYQVTDIENNILYSFNDNKIQKIILGKADIVRGLQAGLQLIPEGETAKLLLPSFLAYGGYGDTQKIAPDSPIIMDVKVLKIKKH
- a CDS encoding peptidylprolyl isomerase yields the protein MRKILLILTVITTLVSCGVKIPKSMSKEEFKSLEDGLYAKMTTNHGAMTIKLYEEEAPMTVANFVGLAEGTKENKAKAKGVPFYDGIIFHRVIKDFMIQGGDPDGIGTGGPGYDFEDEFEPTLKHDKKGVLSMANSGPATNGSQFFITEVPTPWLDGRHTIFGQVVEGLDVVDSIANVEKTPSDKPVVPVVIEKVEIARKGDKYAKYNGAEAFEAAKANHAKKQAEAEAKAKAEKDAEIARQKELEAKAQSTPSGLKYVILEEGNGAKPVQGDPIQVHYTLRLNDGEKLDSSYDRNQPLDATVGVTGLIQGWMEALTMFNRGSKVFLIIPAELGYGSRGAGGVVPPNATLYFDMEVLDK